Proteins encoded together in one Vitis vinifera cultivar Pinot Noir 40024 chromosome 4, ASM3070453v1 window:
- the LOC100261065 gene encoding probable protein phosphatase 2C 60: MGIYLSTPKTEKLSEDGENGRVRYGLSSMQGWRATMEDAHAAYPDLDASTSFFGVYDGHGGKVVAKFCAKYLHQQVLKNEAYTAGDLGTSVQKSFFRMDEMMRGQRGWRELAVLGDKINKFTGMIEGLIWSPRSSSDGNDHVDDWAFEEGPHSDFAGPTSGSTACVAIIRNNQLVVANAGDSRCVISRKGQAYNLSRDHKPDLEVEKERILKAGGFIHAGRVNGSLNLARAIGDMEFKQNKFLPPEKQIVTANPDINTVELCDDDDFIVLACDGIWDCMSSQQLVDFIQEQLILESKLSAVCERVLDRCLAPSTAGGEGCDNMTMILVQFKKPITATPSGEQSSSCNQADTEPKPTE; encoded by the exons ATGGGTATATACCTGAGCACTCCAAAAACTGAGAAGTTATCTGAGGATGGTGAGAATGGCAGGGTTAGATATGGTTTATCATCCATGCAAGGATGGCGCGCAACCATGGAAGATGCT cATGCTGCATACCCTGATCTGGATGCTTCCACTTCGTTTTTTGGTGTTTATGATGGCCATGGAG GTAAGGTAGTTGCAAAGTTTTGTGCCAAGTATCTTCACCAACAGGTGCTCAAGAATGAAGCTTATACAGCTGGAGACTTGGGAACTTCTGTTCAGAAATCCTTTTTCAG AATGGATGAGATGATGCGGGGACAGAGAGGGTGGAGGGAATTAGCTGTTCTAGgagataaaataaacaaattcacTGGCATGATAGAAGGTTTGATTTGGTCTCCAAGGAGCAGCAGCGATGGTAATGACCATGTTGATGATTGGGCATTTGAGGAG GGCCCTCATTCTGATTTCGCTGGACCAACTTCTGGGAGTACAGCCTGTGTCGCAATTATTAGAAATAACCAACTTGTTGTTGCTAATGCTGGTGATTCTCGTTGTGTAATTTCTAGGAAGGGTCAG GCTTACAATCTATCTAGAGACCACAAACCTGATCTCGAGGTCGAGAAAGAGCGAATTTTAAAAGCTGGTGGTTTTATCCATGCAGGCCGAGTCAATGGAAGTTTAAATCTTGCAAGAGCCATAG GTGATATGGAATTCAAGCAGAACAAATTTTTGCCTCCTGAAAAGCAAATTGTAACCGCCAATCCAGATATAAACACT gTTGAACTTTGCgatgatgatgattttatcGTACTGGCATGTGATGGCATATG GGATTGCATGTCAAGCCAGCAACTAGTAGATTTTATACAGGAGCAACTGATCTTG GAAAGCAAGCTTTCTGCAGTATGTGAACGAGTACTTGATAGGTGTTTAGCTCCATCAACAGCTGGTGGTGAAGGGTGTGACAACATGACCATGATCTTGGTGCAATTCAAGAAGCCCATCACGGCCACTCCATCAGGGGAGCAATCTTCATCATGTAACCAAGCTGATACTGAACCGAAACCAACAGAGTAA
- the LOC100255976 gene encoding mitochondrial import inner membrane translocase subunit TIM23-2, which yields MADQSTDSNRKTRVYHPYQDLQVPIQNLYNLPTSPEYLFDEESLHQRRSWSENLQYYTGSGYLSGAIIGGAKGSIEGIRAAEAGDTLKLRVNRVLNSGGQTGRRFGNSMGVLGLIFSGLESGMIHWRDTDDMLNSVFAGLGTGALYRAAAGPRSAVIAGAIGGLAAGAAVAGKQVMKRYVPI from the coding sequence ATGGCGGATCAATCTACCGATTCGAATCGGAAAACTCGAGTCTACCATCCATACCAAGACCTCCAGGTCCCCATCCAAAACCTCTACAACCTTCCCACCTCTCCCGAGTACCTCTTCGATGAAGAATCGCTTCATCAACGCCGCTCTTGGAGCGAGAATCTGCAATACTATACGGGGTCGGGTTACCTTTCCGGAGCCATAATCGGTGGCGCCAAGGGCTCCATCGAAGGGATCAGGGCGGCGGAGGCCGGCGACACGCTCAAACTCCGAGTCAACCGGGTTCTCAACTCCGGCGGCCAAACGGGTCGGAGGTTCGGCAACTCGATGGGCGTTCTTGGCCTTATTTTTTCCGGGTTGGAGAGCGGAATGATACACTGGAGAGACACCGATGATATGCTCAACAGCGTCTTCGCTGGTTTGGGCACCGGCGCTCTGTATCGAGCGGCTGCGGGGCCGCGCTCCGCCGTGATCGCTGGTGCTATCGGAGGTTTGGCTGCTGGCGCTGCCGTGGCCGGTAAGCAGGTCATGAAGCGATATGTTCCCATATGA